A DNA window from Hevea brasiliensis isolate MT/VB/25A 57/8 chromosome 2, ASM3005281v1, whole genome shotgun sequence contains the following coding sequences:
- the LOC110657463 gene encoding receptor-like protein kinase 7: protein MSTASFSLLLCFLCFFSSLNSQSDELQVLLNVKTAFQKSNTNVFNSWVSSNSICNFAGITCNSGNSVTEIELSYQNLVGVVPLDSICKLPSLEKLSLGFNSLSGSISDDLNKCTNLRYLDLGNNLFSGHFPEFSSLSQLQHLFLNLTGLSGVFPWKSLENITGLVTLSLGDNPFYPTPFPLEIVKLTKLNWLYLSNCSIGGTIPQDIGNLSELINLELSDNNMSGEIPSQIGLLKNLWQLELYKNSLTGKLPVEIGNLTKLEKFDASMNYLEGGLSELRFLTNLVTLQLFENELSGEIPMEFGQFKKLVNLSLYGNKLTGPLPPQLGSWANFIFIDVSENYLTGPIPPDMCKQGTMEALLMLQNNFTGEIPASYASCTTLKRFRVSKNSLSGTVPAGIWGLPIMNIIDIEFNQFEGPVTSDIRNAKALGQLFLGYNRLSGELPGEISGATSLVSIKLNDNQFSGKIPETIGELKHLSSLHLENNMFSGSIPESLGSCDSLSDLNIAHNLLSGEIPSSIGSLPTLNSLNLSENQLSGQIPDTLSSLSLSLLDLTHNRLTGRIPQSLSIEAYNGSFAGNSGLCSQTVSTFQLCKPEAGMSKDVRTLIACFGVGAAILVLSLVYFLYLKKKEKDHERSLKEESWDVKSFHVLGFGEDEILDSIKEENLIGKGGSGNVYKVALANGKELAVKHILNTDSCGRNKSWSTTPMLARRGGKSKEFDAEVHTLSSTRHVNVVKLYCSITSEDSSLLVYEYMPNGSLWDRLHTSTKMELEWETRYEIALGAAKGLEYLHHGCDRPIIHRDVKSSNILLDEFLKPRIADFGLAKIVQANGGKDSTHVIAGTHGYIAPEYGYTYKVSEKSDVYSFGVVLMELVSGKRPIEPEFGDNKDIVDWVSSNLKSKERVLSIVDSRIPEFFKEDVVKVLRIAILCTERLPSLRPTMRSVVQMLREAEPCKLAGIVISKDGASKKKEVTDKGKFSPGV from the exons ATGTCAACGGCCTCTTTTTCTCTCCTCCTCTGTTTTCTCTGTTTCTTCTCTTCCCTCAATTCGCAATCCGACGAGCTTCAAGTTCTCCTCAACGTCAAAACTGCATTTCAAAAGTCGAATACTAATGTTTTCAATTCATGGGTTTCAAGTAATTCCATCTGTAACTTTGCTGGAATCACATGCAATTCAGGCAATTCTGTCACTGAAATTGAACTCTCATATCAGAACTTAGTCGGAGTTGTTCCTCTTGATTCAATATGCAAGCTCCCATCCTTAGAAAAGCTCTCGCTTGGTTTCAATTCCTTGTCGGGTAGTATCAGTGATGACTTGAATAAGTGCACAAATTTGCGATATCTAGACCTTGGAAATAATCTTTTTAGTGGTCATTttcctgaattttcttctttgagTCAATTACAGCACTTGTTCTTGAACCTAACTGGGTTGTCGGGTGTCTTTCCATGGAAGTCACTGGAAAATATCACGGGTCTTGTTACGCTGAGTTTAGGAGACAATCCCTTCTATCCAACTCCATTTCCATTGGAGATTGTTAAGCTAACCAAACTGAATTGGCTTTACTTATCGAATTGCAGCATCGGTGGCACGATTCCACAAGATATTGGAAATCTTTCCGAGCTCATAAACTTGGAACTTTCCGATAATAATATGTCCGGAGAGATTCCTTCCCAGATAGGATTGCTCAAGAACCTCTGGCAGCTGGAGCTCTACAAAAACAGCTTGACCGGAAAATTACCAGTTGAAATTGGAAAccttacaaaactggagaaattcGATGCGTCCATGAACTATCTTGAAGGTGGTTTATCTGAATTGAGATTCTTGACAAACCTGGTAACTCTGCAGCTATTCGAGAACGAGCTTTCTGGTGAAATACCAATGGAGTTTGGCCAGTTCAAGAAACTCGTAAATCTTTCTCTGTACGGGAACAAGTTAACCGGTCCTCTTCCTCCTCAGCTTGGTTCTTGGGCCAATTTTATTTTCATCGATGTCTCAGAGAATTACTTGACAGGTCCGATTCCACCAGATATGTGCAAGCAGGGGACCATGGAAGCGCTTCTCATGCTCCAAAATAATTTTACCGGGGAAATTCCGGCCAGCTATGCGAGTTGTACTACGTTGAAGAGATTCAGAGTCAGTAAAAACTCGCTTTCGGGCACTGTTCCTGCTGGAATTTGGGGATTGCCCATTATGAACATAATCGATATCGAGTTTAATCAATTTGAAGGTCCAGTGACTTCTGATATTAGGAACGCCAAGGCTCTTGGACAGTTGTTTCTGGGATACAACCGATTATCCGGTGAATTGCCAGGGGAGATTTCGGGAGCTACGTCGTTGGTTTCGATAAAGTTAAACGACAATCAATTTTCAGGCAAGATACCGGAGACAATTGGAGAACTTAAGCACCTAAGCAGCCTTCATTTGGAGAACAATATGTTCTCTGGTTCGATTCCAGAGTCTCTAGGCTCTTGTGATTCTCTCAGCGATCTAAACATAGCTCATAATTTGCTTTCCGGTGAAATCCCATCATCCATAGGATCTCTACCGACTCTAAATTCTCTGAATTTATCAGAGAATCAACTTTCAGGTCAAATTCCAGACACCTTGTCGTCTTTGAGTCTAAGCCTCCTTGATCTAACCCACAATAGGTTAACTGGTCGCATACCTCAATCTCTGTCAATTGAAGCATACAACGGAAGTTTCGCCGGAAATTCTGGCCTCTGCAGCCAAACAGTGAGCACTTTTCAGCTATGCAAGCCTGAAGCCGGGATGTCCAAAGATGTCCGTACGCTTATTGCTTGCTTTGGTGTAGGTGCTGCAATATTGGTTCTCTCACTTGTATACTTCTTGTacttaaagaagaaagaaaaggatcATGAACGTTCATTGAAGGAAGAATCTTGGGACGTAAAGTCCTTCCATGTGTTAGGCTTCGGTGAGGATGAGATTCTAGATTCCATAAAGGAAGAGAATTTAATAGGAAAAGGAGGTTCTGGAAATGTGTACAAAGTAGCACTTGCCAATGGTAAAGAACTTGCTGTGAAACATATTTTGAATACAGATTCCTGTGGCCGGAATAAGAGCTGGAGCACGACACCGATGCTTGCTAGACGGGGAGGAAAATCTAAAGAATTTGATGCTGAGGTGCATACCTTGAGCTCAACAAGGCATGTCAATGTGGTGAAGCTGTATTGTAGCATTACCAGTGAGGATTCTAGCCTGTTGGTTTACGAGTATATGCCTAATGGTAGCTTATGGGATCGTCTGCATACTTCAACGAAGATGGAGCTTGAATGGGAGACGAGGTATGAGATCGCTTTGGGAGCAGCTAAGGGACTGGAGTATCTGCATCATGGATGCGACAGACCCATAATTCACAGAGATGTGAAGTCCAGTAATATTTTGTTGGATGAGTTTTTGAAGCCTAGGATAGCTGATTTTGGCCTGGCCAAGATTGTTCAAGCCAATGGAGGCAAAGACTCCACCCATGTCATTGCTGGTACCCATGGTTATATAGCTCCAG AATATGGATACACATACAAAGTCAGTGAGAAGAGTGATGTTTACAGCTTTGGAGTGGTACTAATGGAGTTGGTGAGTGGAAAGAGGCCAATAGAGCCAGAGTTTGGAGACAACAAAGACATAGTAGATTGGGTCTCCAGCAACTTGAAGAGTAAAGAGAGAGTGTTAAGCATAGTAGACTCCAGAATTCCAGAATTTTTCAAGGAAGATGTTGTCAAGGTATTGAGAATTGCAATTCTCTGCACTGAGCGGCTTCCATCACTAAGACCCACCATGAGAAGTGTAGTTCAAATGCTAAGAGAAGCTGAACCTTGTAAGCTGGCAGGTATTGTCATTAGTAAAGATGGTGCTAGCAAGAAAAAGGAAGTGACAGATAAGGGGAAGTTCAGTCCTGGCGTTTAA